ttccgtgtaggtTTCACCTAGCTGCTGGAGTTCTTGTCAAgcaagaaaatgatttttgtcCAACTATCGGTCCGGACTGTTGAcagttgacagcagttagggtcgaAACTGGGTTGGATTTTACGTCATGCGAAAAAAGAAAATTAGAAAAGTCGTGTACATTTTGTCGTTTGTGAATCAATTACATCCCCCATGCGTTAGAGATAAtctcacagatttttaaaaaacctATCCGAAGATAATTAGAAATTCTAGTCTCACAGTCGATCAACCCGACCGACGAAATTACTAGGATGAATAAAATATTGAGAACCATTATTTTAAAAGGACAATCATCAGGAAGAGGTATTGTGCTCTGTCGAAAAACACGAGTTATCATCAATTACTACGTGGAATTTAGATTCATAACTAGAAGATCGACACGATTCCATTTCAGTTCAGATAGAACCATTAAAAACACAACACAGATAGAACAATTCGTCTCACAAACTATAACAAAACTATGGATAGATATGTTCGGATTCATCTTCACAACTCAGGTGCTCTCGTAAACTTTATTTTATCTGATATACGTCGTAATTCTAGGATGAAACAGTGAAAGGTACAGTAAACCTTCCAACAATAAATTATCTTACCACTCCATATCCTCCGGTAAGCCGCCAGGGTAGTCCCCGGTCAGACACGCCGTACAGTGGCCTACTTTCTCCGGATCGCTTTTGACTACATTCAGTTGGACTGCTTTCTGTAGCCCTTCGACACTGAGATATGCCAAACTGTCGGCTCCCACATACTTCGCCAGATCTTCCGGGCTTAGTTTGTTCCCAATCAGCTCCTCCCGTGTTGGAATGTTTATACCCATGTAGCAAGGATAAAGTAGCGGAGGACTTGCGATACGAATGTGCACTTCGACGGCTCCAGCATCTCGAAGTAGCTTGATAATCGGCCCAATGGTGTTTCCACGTACAATCGAATCATCGATCAGGATCAACCTTTTTCCGGCAACGTTTTCCGATAGGGCACCGAACTTTTTCGCAACACCAAGCTGACGGAGACGGGTCGACGGCTGGATGAAAGTTCGTCCGACGTAACGATTCTTGCACAGTACCTCAGCAAAGTGCAGTCCAGTCTAGGGTGAgtagagaaatttttttaacgatttatcgaAGCACAATTTGTGAGCTTACCTCTCGGGCATAGCCATGGGCAGCTGCCGTTCCCGATTCCGGGACCGAACTAACAATATCCGCATCTACGAATGATTCACGAGCCAACTGTCTGCCGCACTGCAGCCGCACAGAGTAAACCATTTGACCTTCAAAGATGGAATCCGATCGAGCAAAGTAAACGTACTCAAAAATACAGAAGGCATGCCGTCGGTTGTCCGGACACTCAACGACATCGATTGTCTTGATTCCGTCCCGAGTCAGTTCGACAATCTCTCCGGGTTCTACTTCCCGAACATATCGGGCACCTATCGACAGAAAACCACAGCTCTCGCTAGAAATAACCCAGCCTTCCGCTGGTAGCTTCTCTACTTTTTCTGTAATATAGAATAGTGTTAAGAAAAAATTATGATAACCTTTTAGTGATCAACTATACCAGTCCTGTATGAGCCAGCTGCCAATGGAACAATCTTTCCAATGCACAACGGCCTATTTCCGTACGGATCCCTAACTCCATAGATTTTATCTTTTAACATAATGACCAACGAGTACGAAAGGGGAGCCAATTTCATCAGGTGTTTGATGCGGGCGGGCCAGTCCGGTCCGTTGTCTTCTCCATCCGGTGGATTTAGGCACAAAGCTTGAGTAATTAGTTCCGAATCGCTGTGCGTAGATAGGCCAACACCTCGCGATAGCACATCTCTTCGTAAACTTTCGCAATTAGTAAGTTCTCCGTTGTGTGCTACGGCCAGTGCTCCATGAGCCGTATGTACCACAAAAGGTTGACAGTTTACTTCCTCGCTAGCGGCTGAAGTCGAGTACCTCGTATGTCCGATACCCAAATTACCCTTGAGCTTTTTCATCGAATCATCCGTGAATATGTTATTGATCATGCCCATCCCCTTGTGGACGCTGAAATTCCTCGCACAGATGCCTTCGCTGGTTACGATTCCGGCGGATTCCTGTCCTCGGTGCTGCAACGCAACCAACCCCAGGCAGATAACTTGCGGTATGTCTAAGTGCGTAGGCCATTCGCCCGTTCCAATCGCTCCAAATACTCCACACTCATGTGTCaacgattgaaatatgggtatgcttggtagtgagaaagcaatgttattggccaTTCTGCCAGAAttagcaaaagtctggcaacaatgcaacaaccgtttccggcagcaattttcgcctagcggttataattttttacaagactggcagaaccgttttgcgtcttgattttatttttttaataaaaagtacatatgaaagacagtaagttattgcccttcatatatactaatgatggaaaatgttattgccaataactttGCTTTctcacccatatttcaatcacatttatcgaataaaaaaaaaacaaagagaaaagaaggaagagcgaaaaatacaagacacgtacggcgagataatgacgcaatttcgcctggacaatttttgacagcagccggaatgcagccaaccttctgacggttgccagaattcctcacaagcggaagCTTCGttcaataaacgaaaattaagttaaccgtatcaacctgaaattgagtcaattggactcaactatagagtaaatataactcatctttagGTGTATTTTTACACGTGCCTTACGGTAACTACCTACTTAAAAAttggttattgaacggaaccccaATATTGGATGGAATATACttaaaattatgttgttttgcggttccgtgtaggtTTCACCTAGCTGCTGGAGTTCTTGTCAAgcaagaaaatgatttttgtcCAACTATCGGTCCGGACTGTTGAcagttgacagcagttagggtcgaAACTGGGTTGGATTTTACGTCATGCGAAAAAAGAAAATTAGAAAAGTCGTGTACATTTTGTCGTTTGTGAATCAATTACATCCCCCATGCGTTAGAGATAAtctcacagatttttaaaaaacctATCCGAAGATAATTAGAAATTCTAGTCTCACAGTCGATCAACCCGACCGACGAAATTACTAGGATGAATAAAATATTGAGAACCATTATTTTAAAATGACAATCATCAGGAAGAGGTATTGTGCTCTGTCGAAAAACACGAGTTATCATCAATTACTACGTGGAATTTAGATTCATAACTAGAAGATCGACACGATTCCATTTCAGTTCAGATAGAACCATTAAAAACACAACACAGATAGAACAATTCGTCTCACAAACTATAACAAAACTATGGATAGATATGTTCGGATTCATCTTCACAACTCAGGTGCTCTCGTAAACTTTATTTTATCTGATATACGTCGTAATTCTAGGATGAAACAGTGAAAGGTACAGTAAACCTTCCAACAATAAATTATCTTACCACTCCATATCCTCCGGTAAGCCGCCAGGGTAGTCCCCGGTCAGACACGCCGTACAGTGGCCTACTTTCTCCGGATCGCTTTTGACTACATTCAGTTGGACTGCTTTCTGTAGCCCTTCGACACTGAGATATGCCAAACTGTCGGCTCCCACATACTTCGCCAGATCTTCCGGGCTTAGTTTGTTCCCAATCAGCTCCTCCCGTGTTGGAATGTTTATACCCATGTAGCAAGGATAAAGTAGCGGAGGACTTGCGATACGAATGTGCACTTCGACGGCTCCAGCATCTCGAAGTAGCTTGATAATCGGCCCAATGGTGTTTCCACGTACAATCGAATCATCGATCAGGATCAACCTTTTTCCGGCAACGTTTTCCGATAGGGCACCGAACTTTTTCGCAACACCAAGCTGACGGAGACGGGTCGACGGCTGGATGAAAGTTCGTCCGACGTAACGATTCTTGCACAGTACCTCAGCAAAGTGCAGTCCAGTCTAGGGTGAgtagagaaatttttttaacgatttatcgaAGCACAATTTGTGAGCTTACCTCTCGGGCATAGCCATGGGCAGCTGCCGTTCCCGATTCCGGGACCGAACTAACAATATCCGCATCTACGAATGATTCACGAGCCAACTGTCTGCCGCACTGCAGCCGCACAGAGTAAACCATTTGACCTTCAAAGATGGAATCCGATCGAGCAAAGTAAACGTACTCAAAAATACAGAAGGCATGCCGTCGGTTGTCCGGACACTCAACGACATCGATTGTCTTGATTCCGTCCCGAGTCAGTTCGACAATCTCTCCGGGTTCTACTTCCCGAACATATCGGGCACCTATCGACAGAAAACCACAGCTCTCGCTAGAAATAACCCAGCCTTCCGCTGGTAGCTTCTCTACTTTTTCTGTAATATAGAATAGTGTTAAGAAAAAATTATGATAACCTTTTAGTGATCAACTATACCAGTCCTGTATGAGCCAGCTGCCAATGGAACAATCTTTCCAATGCACAACGGCCTATTTCCGTACGGATCCCTAACTCCATAGATTTTATCTTTTAACATAATGACCAACGAGTACGAAAGGGGAGCCAATTTCATCAGGTGTTTGATGCGGGCGGGCCAGTCCGGTCCGTTGTCTTCTCCATCCGGTGGATTTAGGCACAAAGCTTGAGTAATTAGTTCCGAATCGCTGTGCGTAGATAGGCCAACACCTCGCGATAGCACATCTCTTCGTAAACTTTCGCAATTAGTAAGTTCTCCGTTGTGTGCTACGGCCAGTGCTCCATGAGCCGTATGTACCACAAAAGGTTGACAGTTTACTTCCTCGCTAGCGGCTGAAGTCGAGTACCTCGTATGTCCGATACCCAAATTACCCTTGAGCTTTTTCATCGAATCATCCGTGAATATGTTATTGATCATGCCCATCCCCTTGTGGACGCTGAAATTCCTCGCACAGATGCCTTCGCTGGTTACGATTCCGGCGGATTCCTGTCCTCGGTGCTGCAACGCAACCAACCCCAGGCAGATAACTTGCGGTATGTCTAAGTGCGTAGGCCATTCGCCCGTTCCAATCGCTCCAAATACTCCACACTCATGTGTCAACCCAGATTGAACGACGCCGCGACCCAGTCGCTTACCCTTCAGTGTATACTTGCTGCACTCTCCACCAGAGGCAGCACTGTGTGTAATTCGTGGCGTTTTGAACGCTTCCGTGCTGAGTAATTCGAGTGcttgtgtactatttgtatgcTGTTCCCGATTGCCTTGCTGTAACTGCGATAGCGAATTTGATGACGCCGAAGACGTCGCCGATAAAGGAAGATCCATGCTGCTGGAAGTAAACATATACGTCAGTACATCATCTAGGAACAGGGAAGGAGTTTGACCTTTCGTCAACTGAGCATGCCGGCCGCGTAAACGCGCTAGACAACAGTGGATTCTGTAAGTAGGTAGCCTGTTTCAAGCAGATCAATCGTGATCAGTTGCTAGAGGCTTCTCGGTATACGTAGTATTCATCAGAATCGATGTTGTAAACATGTGTAGTAGAATGATTGGTAAACATGATTATCGCAATAAGAACACACTGTTGTCTGATGACCGTGTTCCACATAAAGAATATTCAAGCCCAATCGATCCGCGACAGAACATTTGATAAAAATGAgctattttcacattttcacacgaTCATTAAATCTTCACTCAAAATGTCTGGTAAAATGGTTAgttgaatgaattttgaaaaccgCTTTCAACTGGTTTTAAACTGTGTGTGTTATTAAAATTGCGGATCCTGATTACGTTCTTATCAAACCCAATTTAGCGAGACTACCGGAATACTCTGGTGAGCAGcacgtttttatttattatttactcaTGACATccgtttcataaaaaaaagtaGAATGGGTGATTTTAAGTGTGTTcatcccaaaaaaaaacaacgacgtGAAGTCTATCAAAACAGGTCAAATTCCGCTCCGGAACATGAGCTTTTTTTGTCGAGTGGTATGATTATTGGATCAGGGTTATCAGAAAACAAGGGGCCACAACGTCGACAGTTTAACAATCTAGAAATAATCCTATTTGACGTCATACATACTGCATAACCATTCATAAATCGTTTAGGCTGGACGTAAAACCTTACCCCGTTTCCTATTTAACTACTGTCAAACTGTTTGTGTGATGCCATCTATGAAGCTAAGTTCAACGCCATTGGTCTGGAAATCAGTTTAGATTCGAACCTGACTTTTACATTAGAttgtttatcgtgacgtcacaaatgaacaagaattcgtctttgacagttcagcggtactgtttacaaacaagcttaaacaaaatcgaggaacacatctcaaataagcatctttacacttcacaactagccacttttgtttaataaatctctgaaacgaa
This genomic window from Malaya genurostris strain Urasoe2022 chromosome 1, Malgen_1.1, whole genome shotgun sequence contains:
- the LOC131428422 gene encoding amidophosphoribosyltransferase-like; this translates as MGEKANIPIFQSLTHECGVFGAIGTGEWPTHLDIPQVICLGLVALQHRGQESAGIVTSEGICARNFSVHKGMGMINNIFTDDSMKKLKGNLGIGHTRYSTSAASEEVNCQPFVVHTAHGALAVAHNGELTNCESLRRDVLSRGVGLSTHSDSELITQALCLNPPDGEDNGPDWPARIKHLMKLAPLSYSLVIMLKDKIYGVRDPYGNRPLCIGKIVPLAAGSYRTEKVEKLPAEGWVISSESCGFLSIGARYVREVEPGEIVELTRDGIKTIDVVECPDNRRHAFCIFEYVYFARSDSIFEGQMVYSVRLQCGRQLARESFVDADIVSSVPESGTAAAHGYARETGLHFAEVLCKNRYVGRTFIQPSTRLRQLGVAKKFGALSENVAGKRLILIDDSIVRGNTIGPIIKLLRDAGAVEVHIRIASPPLLYPCYMGINIPTREELIGNKLSPEDLAKYVGADSLAYLSVEGLQKAVQLNVVKSDPEKVGHCTACLTGDYPGGLPEDMEW
- the LOC131426165 gene encoding amidophosphoribosyltransferase-like, giving the protein MDLPLSATSSASSNSLSQLQQGNREQHTNSTQALELLSTEAFKTPRITHSAASGGECSKYTLKGKRLGRGVVQSGLTHECGVFGAIGTGEWPTHLDIPQVICLGLVALQHRGQESAGIVTSEGICARNFSVHKGMGMINNIFTDDSMKKLKGNLGIGHTRYSTSAASEEVNCQPFVVHTAHGALAVAHNGELTNCESLRRDVLSRGVGLSTHSDSELITQALCLNPPDGEDNGPDWPARIKHLMKLAPLSYSLVIMLKDKIYGVRDPYGNRPLCIGKIVPLAAGSYRTEKVEKLPAEGWVISSESCGFLSIGARYVREVEPGEIVELTRDGIKTIDVVECPDNRRHAFCIFEYVYFARSDSIFEGQMVYSVRLQCGRQLARESFVDADIVSSVPESGTAAAHGYARETGLHFAEVLCKNRYVGRTFIQPSTRLRQLGVAKKFGALSENVAGKRLILIDDSIVRGNTIGPIIKLLRDAGAVEVHIRIASPPLLYPCYMGINIPTREELIGNKLSPEDLAKYVGADSLAYLSVEGLQKAVQLNVVKSDPEKVGHCTACLTGDYPGGLPEDMEW